One genomic window of Polyangium aurulentum includes the following:
- a CDS encoding VOC family protein, with product MKINLTSVMVDDQAKALAFYTDVLGFIKKHDMPAGEHRWLTVVSPEGPADIELLLEPMGFPPSKVYQKALFEAGIPATVFAVDDCQKEYERLTQLGVAFRQKPTPMGPVMFASFDDTCGNFIGISSFIAPA from the coding sequence ATGAAGATCAATCTAACGAGCGTGATGGTGGACGATCAGGCCAAGGCCCTCGCGTTTTACACGGATGTGCTGGGCTTCATCAAAAAGCACGACATGCCGGCAGGGGAGCACAGGTGGTTGACCGTCGTCTCGCCCGAAGGGCCGGCCGATATCGAGCTGCTCCTCGAGCCCATGGGATTCCCTCCGTCCAAGGTGTACCAGAAGGCCCTCTTCGAGGCAGGGATTCCGGCGACGGTGTTCGCCGTGGATGATTGCCAAAAAGAGTACGAGAGGCTGACGCAGCTCGGGGTCGCGTTCCGTCAGAAGCCGACGCCGATGGGGCCCGTCATGTTTGCCTCATTCGACGATACTTGCGGCAATTTCATCGGCATCTCGTCGTTCATCGCGCCTGCCTGA